In Nerophis ophidion isolate RoL-2023_Sa linkage group LG12, RoL_Noph_v1.0, whole genome shotgun sequence, a single window of DNA contains:
- the LOC133563824 gene encoding general transcription factor II-I repeat domain-containing protein 2-like, whose amino-acid sequence MSEVRAFQRNLELFKRDIQEELLHFPKLLELTKEEGDHQCHLEFLEKLIANFKTRFDGFILGKQVLLFIENPFLIRNVSAFSAEATQVFPWARAASLQTELIDLQESIALKEAQCDAITFWSKLVISSKFPLLHKMACHILTMFGSTYSCESAFSTMNIVKNKYRSRLTNEHLDQCLRLAITPFVPKFKVLAPTPRAQFSH is encoded by the exons ATGTCAGAAGTCCGTGCCTTCCAGAGGAATCTGGAGCTTTTCAAACGTGACATACAG GAGGAACTGCTCCACTTCCCCAAACTTCTGGAACTGACCAAAGAAGAGGGAGATCATCAGTGCCATTTGGAATTCTTGGAAAAACTCATTGCAAATTTCAAGACTCGCTTTGATGGCTTCATTTTGGGAAAACAAGTCCTGCTGTTCATTGAAAACCCATTCCTGATCAGAAATGTGAGTGCGTTCTCTGCAGAAGCAACACAAGTCTTCCCATGGGCCAGAGCTGCTTCACTGCAGACTGAGCTCATTGACCTCCAAGAAAGTATCGCACTGAAAGAGGCTCAGTGTGACGCCATCACCTTCTGGTCAAAGCTGGTCATTTCTTCCAAGTTCCCTCTGCTGCATAAGATGGCCTGtcacatcctcacaatgtttGGCTCAACATACAGCTGTGAGTCTGCCTTCTCTACAATGAACATTGTGAAGAACAAGTACCGCAGCAGACTGACCAATGAACACCTGGATCAGTGTCTCCGCCTGGCCATCACACCTTTTGTGCCAAAGTTCAAAGTTTTGGCTCCAACCCCAAGAGCCCAATTCTCCCATTGA